A genomic region of Deltaproteobacteria bacterium contains the following coding sequences:
- a CDS encoding radical SAM protein encodes MKVLLVSANTETMNMPVLPLGMSCVARAAEDAGHDVHQINLMTQPDALNGLRKTIEDHGPDVIGISVRNIDDQASEGVKFLLEPVKAIVDTCRSYSDAKIVLGGAGYSIFPQDALTYLDGDMGIQGEGERSFVLLLDALQNGGDISKIPGLFNRKGDVQNANKPVMNIDSLKLPEPDKQIWSLDRVTDQPLWLPIQTRRGCPLDCSYCSTSTIEGSVIRKRSIDTIIAAMRSYTSAGFDHYFFVDNTFNLPSGYAEDLCSRMIESDLRLKWRGIVHPWKIDEKLVEKMAASGCAEVSLGFESGSDVILENMHKRFKTEDVRTISNMFKSAGIGVMGFLLLGSPGETRQTVSESLAFVDSLELSAVKVTVGVRIYPYTALATHARAVGMIDEDDNLLMPTFYIEDGMKEWLRITARDFVKDRPNWFY; translated from the coding sequence ATGAAAGTGCTCCTCGTGTCGGCGAACACTGAAACGATGAACATGCCTGTTTTACCGTTGGGCATGTCATGCGTCGCCAGGGCGGCGGAAGATGCCGGTCATGACGTTCATCAGATCAATTTAATGACGCAACCGGACGCCCTGAACGGTCTGAGAAAAACCATTGAGGACCACGGGCCGGATGTCATCGGAATATCGGTCAGAAACATCGACGATCAGGCCTCTGAAGGAGTCAAATTTCTCCTCGAACCGGTCAAGGCGATCGTCGATACATGCCGGTCATATTCAGACGCAAAAATTGTTCTCGGCGGTGCGGGCTATAGCATATTCCCACAGGATGCATTGACATATCTTGATGGGGACATGGGTATTCAGGGTGAGGGAGAGCGATCGTTTGTCCTGTTGCTGGATGCCCTGCAGAATGGCGGCGACATATCCAAGATTCCCGGTTTGTTTAACCGAAAGGGTGACGTCCAAAATGCAAATAAACCGGTTATGAATATAGACAGCCTCAAACTTCCCGAACCCGATAAACAGATCTGGTCGCTCGATCGTGTCACCGATCAACCCTTATGGCTTCCCATTCAGACGCGCAGGGGATGCCCATTGGACTGCAGTTATTGTTCGACGTCAACAATCGAGGGCAGTGTTATCCGCAAACGAAGCATAGATACCATCATAGCGGCCATGCGATCCTATACGTCCGCAGGGTTCGATCATTATTTTTTTGTGGACAACACCTTCAATCTGCCGTCGGGCTATGCCGAAGATTTGTGTAGCCGTATGATCGAATCGGATTTGAGGCTCAAATGGCGGGGAATTGTACATCCCTGGAAGATCGATGAAAAACTGGTTGAAAAAATGGCGGCTTCCGGCTGCGCTGAAGTCAGCCTTGGCTTCGAGAGTGGGTCGGATGTGATTCTTGAAAATATGCACAAACGGTTTAAAACCGAAGACGTGCGAACCATATCCAACATGTTTAAATCTGCCGGAATAGGGGTTATGGGGTTTTTGCTTTTAGGAAGCCCCGGTGAGACGCGGCAAACCGTTAGCGAGAGTCTTGCGTTTGTCGACTCACTCGAGCTGAGTGCTGTCAAGGTGACGGTTGGGGTGCGCATTTATCCATACACGGCGTTGGCCACCCATGCAAGGGCGGTTGGAATGATCGACGAGGATGATAATCTGCTTATGCCAACGTTTTACATCGAGGATGGGATGAAGGAATGGCTCCGCATTACGGCCAGGGATTTTGTCAAAGACCGCCCGAACTGGTTTTATTAG